One region of Diabrotica undecimpunctata isolate CICGRU chromosome 6, icDiaUnde3, whole genome shotgun sequence genomic DNA includes:
- the LOC140444381 gene encoding uncharacterized protein: MGRYVSSNEAVWRIFSFPIHERHPTVVHLAVYLENGQRVYFTAQNAVQRAAQPPSTTLSFFEICQNDAFAQTLLYSEMPKYYTWNPSSRRFIRRKQGKPAPGYPGGYSKDAIGRIYSVHPSNDECFYLRLLLVNVRGPTSFQYLRSVDGDLCGS; this comes from the coding sequence ATGGGTCGCTATGTTAGTAGTAATGAAGCAGTTTGGCGAATATTTTCTTTTCCTATTCATGAGAGACACCCTACTGTTGTTCATTTAGCTGTGTATTTAGAAAATGGACAAAGAGTATATTTTACAGCACAGAACGCAGTACAAAGAGCTGCTCAGCCACCATCTACTACATTGAGTTTTTTTGAGATATGCCAAAACGATGCTTTTGCTCAAACATTGTTATATTCTGAAATGccaaaatattatacttggaatCCATCCTCAAGGAGATTTATACGACGGAAACAAGGAAAACCAGCTCCAGGATACCCAGGTGGATATTCTAAAGATGCGATTGGTCGAATTTATTCAGTGCATCCAAGCAatgatgaatgtttttatttacgaCTGCTATTAGTCAATGTACGTGGCCCAACATCATTCCAATATTTACGTTCTGTTGATGGTGATTTGTGTGGATCATAA